One segment of Nostoc flagelliforme CCNUN1 DNA contains the following:
- a CDS encoding type II toxin-antitoxin system HicB family antitoxin translates to MENSFTAVYEKLDDWYIGYVQELPGANVQERTLEEARESLREAIELILISNRELAEQQLSGKDVVREEINVKL, encoded by the coding sequence ATGGAAAATTCTTTTACTGCTGTATACGAAAAGTTAGATGACTGGTATATCGGCTACGTTCAAGAGTTACCTGGTGCAAATGTCCAAGAGAGAACTCTGGAAGAAGCTAGAGAAAGCCTACGGGAAGCGATAGAGTTAATTCTAATCTCAAATCGGGAACTTGCAGAGCAGCAACTTTCCGGTAAAGATGTCGTCCGTGAAGAGATTAATGTCAAATTATAG
- a CDS encoding type II toxin-antitoxin system HicA family toxin, translating to MKRRELIRHLEKNGCLFLREGGRHTIYYNPSNNRTSAVPRHTEIVDILAIKICKDLEISPP from the coding sequence GTGAAAAGACGTGAATTGATTCGTCATTTGGAAAAGAACGGCTGTTTGTTTCTTCGAGAGGGCGGAAGGCATACGATATATTACAATCCATCAAACAACAGAACCTCGGCAGTTCCAAGACATACTGAGATTGTTGATATTCTAGCTATCAAGATTTGCAAAGATTTGGAGATTTCCCCACCTTAG